The following nucleotide sequence is from Ignisphaera sp..
GCTTATTGGGCTTTGTATCACGCTATAGATAGTGATTATTGGTGGACGGAGTTCTGGAATCCAAGAATGATAAAGACTTGGCTCACAGAACTTCATAGAATACTTGACAATGTTAAGTTTTCATAGCCATTATCTAATCGTCATATTTTCGATGTATACACCACCTGGAACTTCTTTATGAGGCCATACCTTCACATTTCTAAGTGTCGATCCCTCACCTATAACAACGTCATCTCCTATTACAGAGTTCTCTATCTTTACGTTCTTTCCTATTTTAACATGTCTACCAATAATACTATGTGTAATAGTCGCCCCAGAATCTATCCTGCACCTATCCATTACAACACTATAGTTTATTGTAACATTATTATTGATAATAGCGTAATTGTCTATAACACTATTTGCTAGTGAAACACCTTTTCCTATCTTAACATGGCGACCAATTAAGTTTTCTCCATCCACTTTTATCTCCCCCATTGATATACTTTTGAGTATCTCTTTGTGTAGCTCTTGAGATTCCCTGCTTTTCCCCTGCACCTTAACACCTTGTATCAATGTCTTTGCCTCTAATTCTTCTGGAGATAGATGTCTAAGCATATAGAAAACCGCTGCTAGATATCTCTCGGGAGTTCCTATATCGAACCAATACCCTGTTAGCTCGTATGCGTATACAGGTAGTCCACTCTCTATTGCAAGTGGTATTATATGCTGTCCAAAGTCCATCATACCTCTTTCTCTATACTCTGTAACCTTTGGTGATGATATAAATTCTCTGAAGTCCTTTGATAATATATATACACCTGTATTTACATATCTACTTGGAGCTTCTTCAGCCGATCTCGGTTTCTCAACAAATCTTCTCAACCTCCAATCTTTATTGATATCAGCAACTCCAAAATGTCTGATATCCCTGTCTTCCTCAAGAAGCTTAACAGCTATGGTCATAAAAGCCTCTTTGCTTTTATGCATAGAATAGAAGCTTTTCACATCTATATCGAATAGCAGATCCCCTTGAGCAACAAGAACATCCTCTCTAATATCGTAGTACTCCATGATAATTCTAACACTATCAGCATTACCAACACTATCTTCATTAGGCTGATACCTGATCCTAACATCGGGAAAACCATATTTAAGCCTAACCTTCAAACCCTCTCCAAAATAATCATAAACCTCCTTATAGTTGAAATACCCACTCACACCCATGTAGAACTCCGTAATACCCTGACTAGCAAGCTTAACAATAACAAACTCTATCAAAGGCCTGTTAAGAAACCTAACAACAGCTTTCGAAGTCTCGACGGTTAACGGATACAACCTGGTGCCCAAACCACCAAGAGGAAAAATAGCCTTTCTAAGCATATACCCACCAAATATAATATATTCTAACACAAAGTAATAAAGATTTGTATCAAAACCCGTAAGACACAATCAATGCAAATTAAAACTTGTCATAACACCAAACAACACTACTCTAAAAAATCAGACTCGGGTTCTCACATCACAAATCCGACGCGGACCTCTCATCATCGAAGTGATATATACATGCAACAAAAAGTAAAAAAGTTTGCATAAAACAAAGACCAAAAGATT
It contains:
- a CDS encoding NDP-sugar synthase translates to MLRKAIFPLGGLGTRLYPLTVETSKAVVRFLNRPLIEFVIVKLASQGITEFYMGVSGYFNYKEVYDYFGEGLKVRLKYGFPDVRIRYQPNEDSVGNADSVRIIMEYYDIREDVLVAQGDLLFDIDVKSFYSMHKSKEAFMTIAVKLLEEDRDIRHFGVADINKDWRLRRFVEKPRSAEEAPSRYVNTGVYILSKDFREFISSPKVTEYRERGMMDFGQHIIPLAIESGLPVYAYELTGYWFDIGTPERYLAAVFYMLRHLSPEELEAKTLIQGVKVQGKSRESQELHKEILKSISMGEIKVDGENLIGRHVKIGKGVSLANSVIDNYAIINNNVTINYSVVMDRCRIDSGATITHSIIGRHVKIGKNVKIENSVIGDDVVIGEGSTLRNVKVWPHKEVPGGVYIENMTIR